A DNA window from Haloarchaeobius amylolyticus contains the following coding sequences:
- a CDS encoding tyrosine-type recombinase/integrase, producing MSRSDVEQEGETDAEQVPSFEGVRWTSCSLEDFTDLYWNEIAPCLEAEDIDPSSEKPTHQWFRDHDARSFLAALRRHHDRSFSEFWTEDLGLGDGEEGYSWATTDDATIDALEQFLNRRKSRYSLSTSSVDALRTRLNLYVRAYREANGTDDLLTPIQRGQENPAYEAVDAVYAAFDWLNEGTEREYSAQTLQRVRRVVDAWYQHLVGRRVASMNPASGLYDEFKWEVEDSPTPSLSANHIRELMQVAETTRDQLLIVALAGWGLRASEVAALHVSQFHRDVPEDDVPFITFESRKNGPGEVSLLYGMDVFDSRIDELAEDEEWTGYLFPSPQGETPYVTRDTIRNWFQKLASKAGLPERIAGERPSPQLCRRFWYDTYTAVLEGVLEGVDEIAAEQGSSDPRVVMQNYLSDSRSRRVRREFMREQLDEAFGERT from the coding sequence ATGAGTCGGTCTGATGTCGAACAGGAGGGCGAGACCGACGCTGAGCAGGTGCCATCATTCGAGGGTGTCCGATGGACCTCGTGTTCGCTCGAGGACTTCACGGACCTGTACTGGAACGAGATCGCCCCCTGCCTCGAAGCAGAGGATATCGACCCATCAAGCGAGAAGCCCACCCATCAATGGTTTCGAGATCACGATGCACGGTCATTCCTCGCGGCGCTCCGTCGCCATCACGACCGTTCGTTCAGTGAGTTCTGGACCGAGGACCTCGGGCTCGGTGACGGTGAAGAAGGCTACTCATGGGCAACAACGGACGATGCGACAATCGACGCCCTCGAACAGTTCCTCAACCGACGGAAATCACGATACAGTCTTTCGACGTCGTCCGTCGACGCCCTCCGAACGCGACTGAATCTCTACGTCCGTGCTTACCGAGAGGCAAACGGTACAGACGACCTCCTCACACCGATTCAACGAGGCCAAGAAAATCCAGCCTACGAAGCCGTTGACGCGGTCTATGCAGCATTCGACTGGTTGAACGAGGGAACTGAGCGAGAGTACAGTGCCCAGACGCTCCAGCGTGTGCGGCGCGTCGTCGACGCGTGGTATCAGCATCTGGTCGGTCGGCGGGTTGCCTCGATGAACCCTGCAAGCGGCCTCTACGACGAATTCAAGTGGGAAGTCGAAGATTCCCCGACACCGTCCCTTTCGGCAAATCATATCCGGGAGCTGATGCAGGTGGCGGAGACAACGCGAGACCAACTGCTCATCGTGGCGTTAGCTGGCTGGGGACTTCGAGCGAGTGAGGTCGCAGCACTCCACGTCTCGCAGTTCCACCGTGATGTTCCCGAAGACGACGTCCCCTTCATCACGTTCGAGAGCCGTAAGAACGGGCCCGGTGAGGTGTCTCTCCTCTACGGGATGGACGTGTTCGACTCCCGGATCGACGAACTAGCGGAAGATGAGGAGTGGACTGGATACCTGTTCCCGTCCCCACAAGGAGAAACGCCGTACGTGACCCGAGATACGATTCGTAATTGGTTCCAGAAGCTTGCATCGAAAGCAGGTCTCCCGGAGCGAATCGCTGGAGAGCGACCGAGTCCGCAGCTCTGTCGTCGGTTCTGGTACGACACCTATACCGCAGTACTCGAAGGTGTACTTGAAGGCGTCGACGAAATCGCTGCAGAGCAGGGGAGTAGCGATCCTCGGGTGGTGATGCAGAATTACCTCTCTGACTCACGTTCCCGTCGAGTCCGGCGCGAGTTCATGCGAGAACAACTGGACGAAGCCTTCGGAGAGAGAACGTAG
- a CDS encoding DNA cytosine methyltransferase: MSGPATSCGSPSEQVRSAPEAERRLHKQILLDNIDFLIDTLTAEHVRRQQHPPAGCPRATPENIARNQSKTGDPCQYHAIQRRGNESDKECPCGDPLVDSDDPLDTVATVVLGKQAISPSERFFDRVPRRTVANLRESHGTWENIATLDQEDLHEAVRAASPRKGVSTKRIECLQSLLEAVTETHYTEGTTLRGFSRVQYSTYVKFLQTIPGVEEQDAWWIVQTAFDKPVWPADPLIDELLVSLGLLDPASSLDSTGRHTDLEDELIDRQIPVLYRALATHAVNSDAGNCGENCEIRKFLLTYRLEEQRKEREGPVVVDLFAGAGGLSHGLSQAGYDVRWAIDIEPDAVATYRLNHPEIPHQNVVCGDVREIDIAAEVRNAAPDPDVIVGGPPCQSLSQAGYRSRRAKDDDYSVLDDDRTNLYTKYVEAVDELRPKAIVMENVEGMVNKVGDTDVRVIDWIIEDLKALDKNGEGYQVGFRLQDMTELGIPQERERVLLIGIRNDLVVSENEVEDLLDSLKSTDCDRTIRQGLSGLPRLRRGEGGRVLAETGRGSKSQYVKQNRLHEGTELCFNHQAREHPMEKDRILFDEGLQPGDTGWDVKYDSDGEYAEYIEYDVGTADNPRFRDKYRKLEWSKPSPTIVAHLAKDANGFVLPDYYEHARPDREHADPRRNRGITPREAARLQSFPDHYIFLGPFTSWFRQIGNAVPPVAGKIIGTALWAVFSDEIDETAPTAEQHPAAEIASDD, translated from the coding sequence ATGTCCGGACCGGCCACTTCTTGCGGTTCTCCATCCGAGCAGGTACGTTCGGCTCCAGAAGCCGAACGCAGACTGCATAAACAGATACTTCTGGATAATATTGATTTCCTCATAGACACCCTGACTGCGGAGCACGTTCGGCGTCAACAGCATCCTCCTGCCGGCTGCCCTCGTGCTACGCCTGAAAACATCGCTCGAAATCAGTCAAAAACCGGTGACCCCTGCCAGTATCACGCCATTCAGAGGAGGGGTAACGAGTCAGACAAAGAGTGTCCGTGTGGCGACCCGCTGGTTGACAGCGACGATCCGCTTGATACCGTTGCTACGGTAGTCCTCGGGAAGCAGGCGATCTCTCCTTCAGAACGGTTCTTCGACCGAGTCCCGAGACGGACAGTGGCCAACCTCCGCGAGAGCCACGGGACCTGGGAAAACATCGCAACGCTGGATCAGGAAGACCTGCATGAGGCCGTCCGTGCTGCAAGTCCTCGGAAGGGAGTGAGCACGAAACGGATCGAGTGCTTGCAGTCACTGCTGGAGGCTGTGACGGAGACACACTATACAGAGGGTACAACACTTCGTGGGTTCTCAAGAGTCCAGTACTCCACCTATGTCAAATTCCTCCAAACTATTCCAGGCGTCGAAGAGCAGGACGCTTGGTGGATCGTTCAGACCGCATTTGACAAGCCGGTCTGGCCCGCCGATCCGCTGATTGACGAGCTGCTGGTCTCGCTGGGTTTGCTTGACCCCGCTTCTTCGCTGGATTCCACCGGGCGTCACACCGATTTAGAGGACGAGCTGATCGATCGTCAGATTCCAGTCCTGTACCGTGCGCTTGCAACCCACGCTGTCAATTCGGATGCTGGTAACTGTGGTGAAAACTGTGAAATTCGGAAGTTCTTGCTAACATACCGGCTTGAGGAACAGCGAAAAGAGCGTGAGGGCCCCGTTGTCGTCGACCTGTTCGCCGGAGCAGGAGGACTGTCACACGGTCTTTCTCAAGCAGGATATGATGTCCGCTGGGCGATTGATATCGAGCCCGATGCGGTTGCGACATACCGCCTGAACCATCCGGAGATTCCACACCAGAATGTAGTCTGTGGCGACGTGAGAGAGATCGATATCGCTGCGGAGGTTCGGAATGCTGCGCCCGACCCGGACGTTATTGTGGGAGGGCCCCCCTGTCAGTCCCTCTCTCAGGCAGGCTACCGGTCTCGTCGAGCGAAAGACGACGACTATAGCGTGCTTGACGACGACCGGACGAACCTGTACACAAAGTATGTCGAGGCTGTCGACGAGCTTCGTCCGAAGGCCATCGTGATGGAGAACGTGGAAGGGATGGTCAACAAGGTCGGAGATACGGATGTACGCGTAATCGACTGGATAATCGAGGACCTGAAAGCTCTTGATAAGAACGGAGAAGGGTACCAGGTCGGGTTCCGCCTTCAGGACATGACTGAGCTCGGAATTCCGCAGGAACGTGAACGTGTGCTGCTCATCGGAATTCGGAACGATCTCGTCGTCAGTGAAAACGAGGTAGAGGACCTGCTGGATAGTCTCAAAAGCACGGATTGTGACCGGACCATCCGACAGGGTCTGTCCGGACTTCCACGTCTACGTCGTGGAGAAGGCGGGCGAGTCCTGGCCGAGACTGGCCGAGGGTCGAAAAGCCAGTACGTGAAGCAGAACAGACTCCATGAGGGGACCGAACTCTGCTTCAATCACCAGGCACGCGAACACCCGATGGAAAAAGACAGAATCCTGTTCGATGAAGGGCTACAGCCGGGAGACACCGGATGGGATGTCAAGTACGACTCTGATGGCGAGTATGCCGAATATATCGAGTACGACGTCGGAACCGCCGACAATCCTCGCTTTCGGGACAAATATCGGAAGCTCGAATGGTCGAAACCCTCACCGACAATAGTCGCTCACCTCGCCAAGGACGCGAATGGGTTTGTACTACCCGACTACTACGAACACGCCCGTCCGGACCGTGAACATGCAGACCCTAGACGAAACCGAGGAATTACCCCTCGAGAGGCAGCGAGATTGCAATCGTTCCCGGACCACTATATCTTCCTCGGGCCGTTTACCAGCTGGTTCCGTCAGATCGGGAATGCAGTCCCTCCTGTCGCAGGAAAAATTATCGGTACTGCTCTGTGGGCCGTATTTTCTGATGAGATTGATGAGACCGCTCCCACAGCTGAACAGCATCCGGCTGCGGAAATTGCATCCGATGACTGA
- a CDS encoding phospholipase D-like domain-containing protein, protein MNDDESESTWLPLAIAEYVDRDEQLLSQLEGLLVLSGGRDELVTPAEIANGTDVSVAATTDVFRQLSQTDAVTRESFRTSVEDSSYRINVEACRKVFETARHAARSVNAYEARQPPATEATPLVTFPADPAFEEVSPTSFGMSWLMPTLTRQIKRSETSITLVAPFFEKDGFAHLEDVLLSAMERGVRVRVISRYLTDTDSYNYSVLKSFAERADERNIDRSLLRCVDYTRWSRGTPPAQRRQDGATPAFTLHAKIMLFDDTAAYVGSANVTDYGFEHYLETGVLLEGPPVEGFVDLVEFLLNSEAATIVSLID, encoded by the coding sequence ATGAACGACGACGAATCAGAATCGACGTGGTTGCCCCTTGCTATTGCTGAGTACGTCGATCGTGACGAACAACTCCTCTCCCAGCTCGAAGGCCTGTTAGTCCTATCCGGTGGCCGTGATGAACTGGTAACACCTGCGGAGATTGCGAACGGAACAGATGTCTCCGTTGCCGCAACGACCGACGTATTTCGACAGCTCTCACAGACTGACGCGGTCACTCGCGAGTCGTTCAGAACGAGTGTCGAGGACAGTTCCTACCGGATCAACGTAGAAGCGTGCCGGAAGGTATTCGAGACAGCCAGGCACGCTGCACGCAGCGTCAACGCATACGAAGCCCGTCAACCACCAGCGACAGAGGCAACACCGCTGGTGACGTTCCCCGCGGATCCTGCCTTCGAGGAGGTGAGCCCGACATCGTTCGGGATGTCGTGGCTGATGCCAACTCTCACGCGGCAGATCAAGAGAAGCGAGACATCAATCACGCTGGTCGCACCGTTCTTTGAAAAAGACGGATTCGCACATCTCGAAGATGTGCTGCTCTCGGCCATGGAGCGAGGTGTGCGGGTGCGGGTGATTTCTCGGTATCTCACCGACACGGACTCGTACAACTACTCGGTACTGAAGTCATTCGCGGAGAGAGCGGATGAGCGAAACATCGACCGATCGCTCCTCAGGTGCGTGGACTATACTCGCTGGAGTCGTGGGACACCGCCGGCACAGCGTCGTCAAGATGGAGCTACCCCTGCGTTCACACTCCATGCTAAGATCATGCTCTTCGACGATACAGCAGCGTACGTGGGGAGTGCGAACGTAACGGACTACGGATTTGAGCACTACCTCGAGACCGGTGTGCTCCTCGAAGGTCCACCCGTTGAGGGATTCGTTGACTTGGTGGAGTTTCTGCTCAACTCGGAGGCTGCGACAATAGTCTCATTGATTGATTAG
- a CDS encoding ParA family protein, which produces MTETPRGWGVTPSTGIPTIAFGNQKGGTGKTTATINSAAALATRGHDVLAIDMDPQADMTKGLGLGPGDDNDPSSPKNELPNTLVTDDANLLDVLVDNPRTHDTSLSEIVIEADEYDHLNFDLIPSHKDMGLARDWMDDANARLSLKLALEEMVDGGYNYDFIVIDCPPDLSVLTDAAFIAAQNVFLAAQTQATSRDALDDLWDQLESIEDNQQIEIAIVGLLANMYRDDGQSKKFLNAFDESFASMAPIFKLPMRVAIQRAWDNGRDIFEWEDANDQQVERDLFLEVAQTMERAFDKTQVEA; this is translated from the coding sequence ATGACCGAGACACCTCGTGGATGGGGCGTCACACCATCGACTGGTATCCCGACGATTGCCTTCGGGAACCAGAAAGGCGGGACTGGGAAGACAACGGCAACGATCAACAGCGCAGCGGCGCTGGCAACTCGCGGCCACGATGTTCTTGCAATCGATATGGACCCACAGGCCGACATGACGAAAGGCCTCGGTCTGGGGCCAGGCGACGACAACGACCCCTCCAGCCCGAAGAACGAACTCCCCAACACACTTGTTACCGATGACGCGAACCTCCTCGACGTACTCGTCGACAATCCGCGCACGCACGATACTAGTCTTTCAGAAATCGTGATCGAGGCTGACGAGTACGACCATCTGAACTTTGACCTGATTCCCAGTCACAAGGACATGGGCCTTGCTCGAGATTGGATGGATGATGCGAACGCTCGCCTCTCGCTGAAACTCGCACTCGAGGAGATGGTCGACGGCGGCTACAACTACGATTTCATCGTAATCGACTGCCCACCAGACCTCTCCGTACTGACCGACGCAGCGTTCATCGCGGCCCAGAACGTTTTCCTGGCTGCACAGACCCAAGCAACATCACGGGACGCACTTGACGACCTGTGGGACCAGCTGGAGTCAATCGAAGACAACCAGCAGATCGAGATTGCGATCGTCGGACTCCTGGCGAATATGTACCGGGACGACGGTCAGTCGAAAAAGTTCCTCAACGCCTTCGACGAATCTTTCGCGTCGATGGCACCGATTTTCAAGCTCCCGATGCGAGTGGCGATTCAACGCGCGTGGGACAACGGACGAGATATTTTCGAGTGGGAGGACGCGAACGATCAGCAAGTAGAGCGTGACCTCTTCCTGGAAGTTGCACAGACGATGGAACGGGCGTTCGACAAGACGCAGGTGGAGGCGTAA